The DNA window CTCAAAAAATAACTGATGGGCAATCTGTTGATCTTAATGGAATGAGTGTAACTTTTAATATTTTAAATAAAGAAAGTATTGAAGTGGGCGGAAAGCCATTTGATCGTTACAAAGTTTCAGCTACTGTTAAAAATACTTCCGATAAATCATACAATATCAGATTATCCTCTTATCCTCAGGTTACAACCAATATCGGCATTGTAGAATTAGACTGCATCAATGCAACAGGATCAAAGCTTACTTCAAAAAAAATCCAGCTTAAAATGAAAGCTCAGATGATCAATGTGACCTACACCGCTTATGACAGATCCGGAAAGCTGACTAATGGTGTGATTCCTGTAATAGGCAGCTATTATTTTGATGCCGGAGATGCGATAAGTGACAATGCTATTTTCATTGTTCCTCAGGGAGAAAAACCAGAGGTTTCTGTAAGAAGTCTGAAGTAACATTTCATTGTTTAAACGCTAAGATGATGGTTATTAATCATTCCTGCTTAATAAAATAGAACATAAAAAAGCCTCCCTAACTGGGAGGCTTTTACTTTATCCTTTTTGCCACATGGGCTTATGTTTTATTATGATACTGTAAACAGAACAATTTTCTGTATGAGCTCCTTTCAGGTAACCAATACTCATTAAAAATTCGTTTACAATTTCACCGCCAGTAAATTTGAATGTTTTTTTAAATAGCTTCATCCATTCTTCTAAAGTTTTGGGATGGTTATGTTCCAGCCATTTTTCAAAAGAACCAAATTCTTCCTGTAACTGAATAATGGTCTTTGCATTTTCAATCGCGGCATTTACTTTTAATTTATTTCTAATAATTCCAGGATCGCTCAATAGTCTCTCGCGATCCTCTTCCGTGTATGCTGATACTTTTTGAATATTGAAATTATCGTATGCATTTCTAAAACTTTCTTCTTTTTTTAAGATCGTTTCCCAGCTCAGTCCAGCCTGATTGATTTCCATAATCAATCTTCCAAACAATTCATTATCATCATGAATAGGAAATCCGTAATGATTATCATGATAATTCTTATGCAATATTTTTCTGCTTTCCGGCTGCATTCCTTCTATGGCTGAACAATAACTCATTTAAATAAATTTTCTGTTTTAGTTAAAAATTTTTCTAAAGCATCTTTAATATCAATGCCTGTTCTATCTGCTAAGATAATCAACCACCAGATATTTTCTCCTAATTTATGTTCCAATTCTGACGCTGAATCTTTTTTCAGCCACGTTTTTTCATATGACATGATATCTCTTCCAATAAGTCCAGCATCGGTAAGGTAGCCTAATGTATCTTGCTCCAACGTCCATTCACTGCCATTTTGCTTAGTTTCCAACTCGTGGTACTTTTCTCTGATATTCAAAGAACGCTTTATGATTTCATCTAAATTATTCTGGTCCATTATTTTAATTTTTGAGGGATTGCCTGTATTGGTTAGGAGTCTGTCTCGTTTTATTTTTAAAGAGTTTACTGAATGATTGGGGATGTTCAAATCCAAGCTGATAAGCCGTTTCAGAAACTGAAAGTTGTGCTTCTGATAAATACTCTTTCGCTTTTTCAATTAACTTCTCATGGATATGCTGTTGTGCATTTTGCCCTGTATGATGTCGAAGCATATCACTCAGATACCTTGGTGTAAGATTGAGTTGTGAGGCTATATATTCCACTGTCGGTAAACCTTTAATTCCTTTCTCTTTATCAAAATAATCATCCAGTAAATTTTCCATTTTGGATAAAAGATCATTATTCGTCGCTTTTCTGGTAATAAACTGGCGGTTATAAAAGCGATTGCTATAGGTAAGTAACAATTCTATTTGTGAAATAATAACATCCTGACTGAACTGGTCTATTCTTTCATTTAATTCATTCTGAATATTTTCAAAAACATCCAGAATAGCTTTCTTCTCTTTCTCGGAAAGGTAGAGTGCTTCTGAGGTGGCATAGGAAAAGAAACCGTAGTTTTTAATTTTTTTCATTAAAGAATATGGTCTTATAAAATCCGGATGAATATGTAATGACAAGCCACTGTAGCTATTTTCTTCCTGATCCATTATAAGGATCTGACCTGGTGACACAAAAGACATCCCACCCTCTTCAAAGTCATAGTACCCTTGTCCATAACGAATTTTACCGTTAAACTTTGTTTTAAAAGATATTTTATAAAAATCCGATTTTGTCCCCTGCTGGAAAGCTTTTGGGTCAAAGCTTACTTTATCATAATCAATAATAGTAATGAGAGGATGCAGGGGTGCAGATAATCCCATTGCCTCATGCAAAGCTGATAATGAACGGAAATGAACAGGTGAATGATTCGTTTTCATGATACAAAGATAAGATTGGGTTGTGACAACTGTTAGTCAGTAGGAAATTTTTAATAAATGGAAAGTGGAGAATTGAAAATTGAGAGTAATTACCTTAGAATTATTTACTTTTCATCTTTCATGTTTCATCTTCTAATTTCTAGCCTCTAATTTATCAAATACAAAACCGGATTTTATTTTCTGGACATGATTTTCGACTCCAATTGTATTCCGGTCATTATATAAAGCAATAGCATCCTTCCCGGCAACATATCTCAGCTGATCTTTACCATCTGTAGCGGCCTCATAAATAACACTGGCAATATCTTCTGATTTCGAATAATTGGCAATTTGTTCCGGGCTGTAACCTTCCTGTACTTTTTCAGCCAATTGTTGATATGCTTTATGTTGAGCGGCATCTAATGAACGGCCAGCAAAATCAGTCTGAATTCCTCCTGGAGCGACCACTTTTACCTGAACCCCAAACTGAGCCAGTTCATAGCCCATGCTTTCCGAAAAACCATCCACAGCAAATTTGGTGGCACTATAGATAGAACATGTTGGAAATCCCATCAGTCCAAAACTGGAAGTAATATTGATCAACACACCCTCTTTTCTTTCTCTGAAATAAGGAGTGAAAGTTTTCGTAATACGAATCACCCCCATCAGGTTGGTGTCGATCTGTTTTTTGATCTGTTCGTCTGTAAAAGCTTCTAGTGGACCAACTAATCCATAACCTGCATTGTTAACAACGACATGGATTTGAGTTTCGGTAAGAACCCGTGCGATAGTTTCTTCTAACTCTTCTTTATTAGTAACATCCAACTTGATAACAGACACATTTTCCAAAGCTGTAAGTTCAGTCTCGCTTTCAGGATCTCTCATCGTGGCAATAACATTCCATCCGTGACTTTGAAATAGCTTGGCGGTAGCTTTTCCCAAACCTGACGATGCTCCGGTGATAAAAATTGTTTTTTGCATTGTTATAATTTTATACTACAAAGGTCTTCAGAAATTGAAAATTAAAAGTAGCCATATTGAGTATCGTTGTAGCTATTTTGACGAAATATCAGAAATGACTAGTTTAGCAAAAATAATCAGCCACTTATGAAATGGATCTTGCTCCTTCTTTTTACTCTACCTTTTAGCTCTGTTCAAGCTCAAAATATCTATTCTAAAGATTACGGAAACAAAGACAACCCACCTATTATCTTTATCCATGGTGGCCCCAGTGGCAATGCCACATTATTTGAAGCTACTACCGCTGAAGCTTTGGCTAATAAAGGATTTTATGTAATTGTTTATGACAGACGTGGTGAAGGACGTTCTAAAGATGACAATGCAACCATGACTTTTAAAGAAAGTTTCGATGACTTATTGCAGATTTATAAAACCTATAACCTCAAAAAAGCCAACATCCTCGGACATAGTTTCGGGGGGATCATAGCGACTTTATTTACCGATCAATATCCTCAGAAAGTCAGCTCACTGACGCTTGTCGGTGCTTTATTTTCCCAACAGGAAACCTATGATCATATTCTACATCAGGCTAAGGAAAAATTTAAAAACGATCCTTCAAAACTGAAGCAGATTAATGATATTGATAGTTTAAATAAAAACTCTGCCGAATACAGAAAAAGCTGTTATGATATAGCCAGTGAACTTAATTTTTTCACGATGCCCAATCAAACTCCAAAAAGTCAGCAGTTAAGGAATGACTATAACGCCAGCGATTTTTATAAAAATAATTTCCGCAATCCCAGTTCACCACTAAAGTTTTATAAAAATGAAGCTCAAAATAATCTAGACAATAAAGATATGTTGAAAAACATAAAAAAGAAAGGGGTTCCCATTTTTGCAATCTATGGAAAAGATGACGGGATATTCTCCGAGAAACAAATTAACGATCTTATACATATTACAGGAAAAGAAAATTTTAAACTCGTAGATAACTGCTCTCACTACCTGTTTGTTGATCAACAGGATGAATTTTTGAAATTTATTGTTCATCATAGGCATTAAAATTCTCTCATTGCATTTTAATAGACTAGTTTTGTAAAAGATGTCGGGTCTAATAATACATAAGAAGATTTCCAAAGCAATCATAATGATGCTTGTTTTGATGTTTTCATTATCTCCATGCTCTGTTAAAAGAGATTTGCTTGGTATTTTTGACATCGAACATATCAGCTCTTTTAATAAAGTTAAAGTTACTGCGAGTCAGAGTTTCAGCTGTGACAGCGCAACGGAAACCTCATCAAAAAGAATTGTACTTTTAAAAGTAAATTCCAGATCTGGAAAAGATTTTACTTTTCAGTTTAATTCTGTTTTAAACTTTTCTAAAGAGGATAAAACATTCTGCAACCCATATTCCGGAGCAACTTCCGGAAGTAGCCCTCCAAAATATATTCTATTTAAACAATTGAAGTTAAACGTGGTTTAGACTAAGTTCAAAGATCATTTTTTAATTCAATTATTAAGTAAAATATACATTCAATGAAAAACAATACCAATCAGCCTGCTGATATGGCTGGTTTATATACATTATCTATCCGTATGGTTATCGGATGGACTTACTTTTCAGCCTTTTGGCGACGTCTGATTCTTGAAAATAAGCTCGATCCTGATGAAGGAGGATATATTGGAGAAAAATTCAATCACTTTCTTCCAAATGCCTTAGGAATCAAACCGGTCATAGAATATCTGATTACTCATCCCAATGCTTTACATACTTCCATGGTAACCTTTACAATCCTTGAAGCTATTGTCGGACTATTTATTATTTTAGGATCATTCACAAGATTAATGAGCATTGGAATCTTCGGTCTGGCTTTTGGAATTTTATTGGGCTCCGGCTGGCTTGGAACTACCTGCCTTGATGAATGGCAGATTGGTGTATTGGGAATTGCCGGTGGATTCACATTGTTTCTTACTGGTAGTGGACTATATTCACTGGATCATTATTTTTTAAAGAACAAGGTTGGCTTTACCAATAAGAAATGGTTCCGATGGATTGGTTCCGGTAATTTTCCTATTAAAAACCCAAAAATCTTAGTATTGGTTATTTCCCTGTTTATTTTTGGAATGACTCTTTATACCAATCAATATTTTCATGGTGGGGTCTGGGGAAGTTTGCACAATAAATCAGTGAAGCCAGAGATTGAAATCTCCAATCTCAATTTAACCCACTCTGATATAAATTTTGAAATTTATCGAACTGAGGGTGCTGATGTTTATGGTTCATTTCTTATCGGAATTCATATTATGGATAAGAACGGAACTGTCTTAAAAGCATTGGATCATCATGAGCTTTCGAAATTGAAATCAGAAAACATCAAAAATCACTATGTTGCCAAAGTAAAACCAGGCAAACACAGTTTGATCATTCCATTGGGAGCCAAAGCTGACTTACGCCTTAGCATTGAAGATATTCTCCATCAAAAAGATAAGATCTACAGTATAAAACTGATTGATATCAGTGGTATCGAATGGGTATCTAAACTTTAATTACTAATAAAAAAACCTCCGAAGATCTTCGGAGGTTTTTGATTAAATTTAGTGCATGGCTTCACTCAAATCTATTTTTTCTTTACTCTTTCTTTCTTTTACAAATAAGATAAACGGTATACAAATTAAGAAAGCGATTCCTAAATAAAGGAAAACATCCATATAAGATAGTACCGTTGCCTGTTTGGTTACTGAGAGATCAAGCATTTTATAGGCAGCATTTAATGCATTATCAGGAGTCATCCCTTTAGATATAAAACTGGCTTTCAGGGCAGCTAATCTTTGCTGTACCTCAAAACTGTCACTATCGAGATGGGTAATAAGGTTTACCCTGTATTTCTGACTCGCATTAGCGATGAAGGTAGTAATAGCAGCAATCCCAAAAGATCCTCCTAACTGTCTCATCATCCCTGTAAATGCAGCTCCCTGTCCAATTTCCTGACCTTTTAATGTACTTAAGGACAAGGACGTAATGGGTATGAATAAAAGTCCTAATCCAGCTCCCCTCACGATCAACATCCAGAAGAATGCTTCTTTACTGGTATCCGGTGTAAGGATCTTATACCCCCAGAAACTGTAAACAAAGAATATAAATAGTCCCAATGATACCAGAATCTGCTGTTTGGCTCCTTTTGAAAGCAATTTACCAATAATAGGCATCATAAAAGCAGTTGTTAAAGCGGCCGGAATCATTAACGCACCCGACTGTAAAGCCGTCCATCCTAAAATACTCTGGGTATACAACGGTACAATAAACGTAGAACCATATAAACCAAATCCTAATACAAAGGACATAGCGGTTCCGATCCTCAGGTTACTGTTCTTTAAAACCCGTAATTCTACAATAGGATATTTACAGGTAAGTTCCCGCCAAAGGAATAGTATAAATCCTAATACTGCAGATACAGTAAAGGCTACGATCATTCCACTTGCAAACCAATCTTCTTCGTGTCCTCTTTCCAAAATAAACTGTAATGATCCTACCGTAACAGCTAACAGGGCAATTCCCAGCCAGTCGACATCAGACGCTTTTCGTTTCTCAGCAAATTTGGGACTTTTTACAAATTGTAAAGTCATCAAAGTTGCAGCAATACCAATTGGAATATTGATATAGAAAATATATGGCCAGCTAAAATTATCAACAATATATCCTCCCAATGGCGGACCCAAAGTCGGACCAATGATAACTCCTAATCCATATATCGCCTGAGCCATACTTCTTTTTTCAATTGGGTATGATTCTGTAATGATTGTTTGTGAGGTTACCAATAATGCTCCTCCTCCAATACCCTGGCATAATCTAAAAAAGACCAGTTCCCAGATATTGTCAGCATTTCCACATAAAAATGAAAATATGGTGAAAATAACAATAGAAGCAGCAAAATAATTTCTACGTCCGAACTGTTGTGAAAGCCAGCTGGTCATTGGTACGATAATTACGTTACCTATTGCATAAGCCGTAATTACCCAACCTACCTCTGAAAGTGTCGATCCCAGGTTACCCTTCATTTCATTCAAGGCAACGTTCACAATCGTGGAATCCACAATTTCAAGCAGAGCACAAAGAATAGCCGTAATCGTAATGATTACTCTCCGGGCTCCATATTCTACTAATGAATCTTGCATAGTAATTTTGTATGATGTACAATTGTATTCATGTAAAATCTAATAAAGACTGATTTAAAGATTGAGATTTATTATTAAAATAAAGTCAGTTAATCAATGGCTTTAGCCATCATTTAAATCATAAATACATTTTACATGAATACACAATACATATTTTATTTTAACGAAACTTCAGCTTTCACATTCATTCCTGTTCTTAGTTTTTTAGCGATATTCGGATCTAGTTTTACAAAGTCAATTTTTATAGGAAGCCTTTGTACTACTTTTACGAAGTTACCACTTGCATTATCTGGAGGCAGGATAGAGAATGTAGCTCCTGTTGCTGGTGAAAAAGAGCTTACTACACCTTCAAACTCCTGGTCAGGGAAAGCATCAATTTCAATTTTCACTTTTTGTCCTTCCACCATTTTATCAACCTGAGTTTCTTTAAAGTTCGCTACCACCCACTTTTGGTCATTTTTCACGACACTGAATAATTGCGCTCCTGCCTGTAAATATTGTCCAACCTGAATAGGAACTTTTCCAACATATCCATCTTCTGAAGCTAGGATTATAGTGTATGATAAGTTTAATCTTGCATTTTCTACGTCTACCTGTCTTTGTTTAGCGACTGAACCTGCAACGCTTATTTGCTGAGAGCTCGCTTCTGTTTGAGAAGAAGCAATCCCTGTCTGCTGAGCGATCTGATTTCTTTGCTCTACTAAAACCTGTAATTGCTTGTCAGCAGATTGTTTTGCAGCCAAAGCCTGCTCGTATTGCTGTTCCGTAATAGAATGGTCTTTTACCAGATTAGCGTATCTTTTTAAATCTAAAGAAGTTTTCCACACATTTACTTTTGCTGCTTCGATCTGAGCATTCGCTGTTGCAACAGCTGCTTCTGAACTGCCAATATTTTTAGAAGTTGCAGTAGTTGAAGCCTGTGCAGTAGAAATATTACTTTTTGCGGTAGATAATGCTGCTTCAGCTTGTTCTAATGCCATTTTCTGATCTCTGCTATCTAAAATAACCAAAGTATCTCCTTTCTTTACAAACTGGTTATCTTTTACTTTAACCTCTGTTACATATCCTGAAACTTTAGAAATAACAGGACTCATATTGGAAGCAATTTGTGCATCGTCCGTTTCTTCGTGAATCTGCCCGTAAGAATAAGTTCTGTATCCGTAAATTCCACCTCCAATTAATACAACCGCTAAAATGATAGGAAAAACTAAACTTTTCTTCTTTTTTGGTTCTAAGTTCTCGATTTGTTCTGTTTTATTATTTTCCATTGTGGTATTATTCTTTTATTTAATAGTTAAAGTTCCTGTAGTTTGTAATAGTTTTCTGTAGGCTAATGCGGCATCTGCTTTTGCATTAATCACCCCAACATTTGCTGAAATCTGTGCGGCATCTGCATCCAGAAGCTCTGTCATTGTTGCTAAACCGTTATCAAACTTATTTTTAGTAATTCTATAGTTTTCATTCGCCTGAACAGCTGATTTTTCAAAAACAGCAATTCTTTGTTTTGAATAGTCTGTATTTTGATACTCTCTGTTTACATCAAGCTTAATATTATCATTTAAAAGTTCATTGCTTGCTTCCAATTGTTTTTCTCTGGCTTGAGACTGTCTCAATGATGAATTCTTCTTCCAGATATTAGCCAGATTATACTGAATTCCCACTCCAACATTTACCGCATTATAAACTGTTAAAAAATCAGGCGCATCTGCTGCAATATAACCACCTGTCAATGCAATTGTAGGTAAGTTCTCTGCTTTTGCCGCTTTGCTTCCAAGCTGTGCCGCTCTTCTTTGTTGACTTAGAGCCTGTAAATCTTTACGGTTTTGCTGAGCTTCAGTTAAATAATAATCTACAGGTTTAGCATCCTGAGCTTC is part of the Chryseobacterium paludis genome and encodes:
- a CDS encoding LptA/OstA family protein; protein product: MKNKFRLLLLFAVISLSTSINAQKITDGQSVDLNGMSVTFNILNKESIEVGGKPFDRYKVSATVKNTSDKSYNIRLSSYPQVTTNIGIVELDCINATGSKLTSKKIQLKMKAQMINVTYTAYDRSGKLTNGVIPVIGSYYFDAGDAISDNAIFIVPQGEKPEVSVRSLK
- a CDS encoding DNA-3-methyladenine glycosylase I; the encoded protein is MSYCSAIEGMQPESRKILHKNYHDNHYGFPIHDDNELFGRLIMEINQAGLSWETILKKEESFRNAYDNFNIQKVSAYTEEDRERLLSDPGIIRNKLKVNAAIENAKTIIQLQEEFGSFEKWLEHNHPKTLEEWMKLFKKTFKFTGGEIVNEFLMSIGYLKGAHTENCSVYSIIIKHKPMWQKG
- a CDS encoding nucleoside triphosphate pyrophosphohydrolase family protein, which gives rise to MDQNNLDEIIKRSLNIREKYHELETKQNGSEWTLEQDTLGYLTDAGLIGRDIMSYEKTWLKKDSASELEHKLGENIWWLIILADRTGIDIKDALEKFLTKTENLFK
- a CDS encoding helix-turn-helix domain-containing protein, translating into MKTNHSPVHFRSLSALHEAMGLSAPLHPLITIIDYDKVSFDPKAFQQGTKSDFYKISFKTKFNGKIRYGQGYYDFEEGGMSFVSPGQILIMDQEENSYSGLSLHIHPDFIRPYSLMKKIKNYGFFSYATSEALYLSEKEKKAILDVFENIQNELNERIDQFSQDVIISQIELLLTYSNRFYNRQFITRKATNNDLLSKMENLLDDYFDKEKGIKGLPTVEYIASQLNLTPRYLSDMLRHHTGQNAQQHIHEKLIEKAKEYLSEAQLSVSETAYQLGFEHPQSFSKLFKNKTRQTPNQYRQSLKN
- a CDS encoding SDR family oxidoreductase; amino-acid sequence: MQKTIFITGASSGLGKATAKLFQSHGWNVIATMRDPESETELTALENVSVIKLDVTNKEELEETIARVLTETQIHVVVNNAGYGLVGPLEAFTDEQIKKQIDTNLMGVIRITKTFTPYFRERKEGVLINITSSFGLMGFPTCSIYSATKFAVDGFSESMGYELAQFGVQVKVVAPGGIQTDFAGRSLDAAQHKAYQQLAEKVQEGYSPEQIANYSKSEDIASVIYEAATDGKDQLRYVAGKDAIALYNDRNTIGVENHVQKIKSGFVFDKLEARN
- a CDS encoding alpha/beta hydrolase, which produces MKWILLLLFTLPFSSVQAQNIYSKDYGNKDNPPIIFIHGGPSGNATLFEATTAEALANKGFYVIVYDRRGEGRSKDDNATMTFKESFDDLLQIYKTYNLKKANILGHSFGGIIATLFTDQYPQKVSSLTLVGALFSQQETYDHILHQAKEKFKNDPSKLKQINDIDSLNKNSAEYRKSCYDIASELNFFTMPNQTPKSQQLRNDYNASDFYKNNFRNPSSPLKFYKNEAQNNLDNKDMLKNIKKKGVPIFAIYGKDDGIFSEKQINDLIHITGKENFKLVDNCSHYLFVDQQDEFLKFIVHHRH
- a CDS encoding TQO small subunit DoxD, with product MKNNTNQPADMAGLYTLSIRMVIGWTYFSAFWRRLILENKLDPDEGGYIGEKFNHFLPNALGIKPVIEYLITHPNALHTSMVTFTILEAIVGLFIILGSFTRLMSIGIFGLAFGILLGSGWLGTTCLDEWQIGVLGIAGGFTLFLTGSGLYSLDHYFLKNKVGFTNKKWFRWIGSGNFPIKNPKILVLVISLFIFGMTLYTNQYFHGGVWGSLHNKSVKPEIEISNLNLTHSDINFEIYRTEGADVYGSFLIGIHIMDKNGTVLKALDHHELSKLKSENIKNHYVAKVKPGKHSLIIPLGAKADLRLSIEDILHQKDKIYSIKLIDISGIEWVSKL
- a CDS encoding DHA2 family efflux MFS transporter permease subunit, encoding MQDSLVEYGARRVIITITAILCALLEIVDSTIVNVALNEMKGNLGSTLSEVGWVITAYAIGNVIIVPMTSWLSQQFGRRNYFAASIVIFTIFSFLCGNADNIWELVFFRLCQGIGGGALLVTSQTIITESYPIEKRSMAQAIYGLGVIIGPTLGPPLGGYIVDNFSWPYIFYINIPIGIAATLMTLQFVKSPKFAEKRKASDVDWLGIALLAVTVGSLQFILERGHEEDWFASGMIVAFTVSAVLGFILFLWRELTCKYPIVELRVLKNSNLRIGTAMSFVLGFGLYGSTFIVPLYTQSILGWTALQSGALMIPAALTTAFMMPIIGKLLSKGAKQQILVSLGLFIFFVYSFWGYKILTPDTSKEAFFWMLIVRGAGLGLLFIPITSLSLSTLKGQEIGQGAAFTGMMRQLGGSFGIAAITTFIANASQKYRVNLITHLDSDSFEVQQRLAALKASFISKGMTPDNALNAAYKMLDLSVTKQATVLSYMDVFLYLGIAFLICIPFILFVKERKSKEKIDLSEAMH
- a CDS encoding HlyD family secretion protein — translated: MENNKTEQIENLEPKKKKSLVFPIILAVVLIGGGIYGYRTYSYGQIHEETDDAQIASNMSPVISKVSGYVTEVKVKDNQFVKKGDTLVILDSRDQKMALEQAEAALSTAKSNISTAQASTTATSKNIGSSEAAVATANAQIEAAKVNVWKTSLDLKRYANLVKDHSITEQQYEQALAAKQSADKQLQVLVEQRNQIAQQTGIASSQTEASSQQISVAGSVAKQRQVDVENARLNLSYTIILASEDGYVGKVPIQVGQYLQAGAQLFSVVKNDQKWVVANFKETQVDKMVEGQKVKIEIDAFPDQEFEGVVSSFSPATGATFSILPPDNASGNFVKVVQRLPIKIDFVKLDPNIAKKLRTGMNVKAEVSLK